A single window of Cytobacillus dafuensis DNA harbors:
- a CDS encoding ATP-binding protein translates to MLESLLINFFFLLVPVLIYLIFFEYRSFTYNKFIIFVFAAITMVLCMVFPIKLEIGYIVDMRYIPFLIFALYVGYRYTFLLYIVLNITRFIIGNEGFLQSLAFSTIILFVVPLCHQWFIKQPPKKRILCAIIVSMSTTIFYDLTLIAFIHALDREYWTLVVHTLFTHALVMAVIMILIEKIIANHMARDLLFQSERIDVVSHLAASVAHEIRNPLTVTNGFLQLLGKSQTITEEEKMYIEYSLIELKRAEGIVSEFLAFSRPQSENMVYSNLEAETEYIKNIMTPFANMHDVQIQSSVRNTLKLRYDKNQIQQCLINLFKNAIEAMRDTGGTLTIDVSEEKRAVVVKITDTGIGMTKEEITQLGRPYYSTKKEGTGLGMLMVYSTIRKLNGKIKVESEKGKGTTFSFTIPTS, encoded by the coding sequence GTGTTAGAATCTTTACTTATTAATTTCTTTTTCCTTCTTGTTCCGGTGTTAATTTATCTCATATTTTTTGAATACCGTTCCTTTACATATAACAAATTCATCATTTTCGTTTTTGCAGCTATTACAATGGTCCTCTGCATGGTGTTTCCGATCAAATTAGAAATTGGCTATATTGTAGATATGCGCTATATTCCTTTCCTGATTTTCGCCCTTTATGTAGGTTACAGATATACATTTCTGCTTTATATAGTTTTAAATATAACGCGATTTATCATTGGAAACGAAGGGTTTTTGCAATCCCTTGCTTTTTCAACGATTATTTTGTTTGTCGTTCCATTATGTCATCAATGGTTTATTAAACAGCCACCAAAAAAACGAATCTTGTGCGCAATCATTGTCTCGATGTCAACGACAATCTTCTATGATTTGACACTTATTGCCTTTATTCATGCGTTGGATAGGGAATACTGGACATTGGTTGTCCATACTTTATTTACACACGCTTTGGTAATGGCCGTTATTATGATTTTAATTGAAAAAATAATTGCCAATCATATGGCCCGAGATCTTCTTTTTCAGTCGGAAAGAATAGATGTGGTCAGTCATTTGGCAGCTAGTGTCGCACATGAAATTAGAAATCCGCTTACGGTCACGAATGGGTTTCTGCAGCTACTAGGCAAATCGCAGACGATTACGGAAGAGGAAAAAATGTATATCGAATATTCATTAATTGAATTAAAACGGGCTGAGGGCATTGTAAGTGAATTTTTAGCTTTTTCCAGGCCCCAATCCGAAAACATGGTATATTCCAATCTCGAAGCTGAAACTGAATATATAAAGAATATTATGACACCTTTTGCCAATATGCATGATGTACAAATTCAATCAAGTGTTCGGAACACTTTAAAGCTGAGGTATGATAAAAATCAAATTCAGCAATGTCTCATAAATTTATTTAAGAACGCCATTGAAGCCATGAGAGACACAGGAGGAACTCTAACCATCGATGTGAGCGAGGAAAAGAGGGCCGTTGTCGTGAAAATTACCGACACAGGAATCGGCATGACAAAGGAAGAAATAACGCAATTAGGAAGACCGTATTACTCTACGAAAAAAGAAGGAACAGGTCTCGGCATGCTGATGGTTTATAGTACGATTAGAAAATTAAATGGAAAAATAAAAGTGGAAAGTGAGAAAGGGAAAGGAACCACTTTTAGTTTTACGATTCCGACATCCTGA
- a CDS encoding HD-GYP domain-containing protein gives MRLIKLDGCTTGTRIGKSIYRDNGRVLLSKGTYLTDSLIEKLKKFNVYTIYIEDDMSEGIEIVDAIPEELRVEAASIITSGLDDIAGLNSHKSKLEKMVKSSRAVRSMQKIFKDILSCLNENRTALNLLATTKVHENHVYTHSLNVTIYACQLAIENGLPLKNIEEIGLGAMLHDIGKIYIPNEILNKPGKLTDEEYEQIKSHCELGFNHLKKIHEIPLTVSHCALQHHERIDGTGYPRGLKSNEIHKYAKIISVADVFDDVTSHREYRKPVLPHKGIEILYSGNGTQFDSKQIHMFKNSIAIYPPGLTVKLNDGRTGIVSKYNFNAVGRPEIRIIKGEENQEVSPYEIDLAANEHLTVEIVEADALL, from the coding sequence ATGCGTTTAATTAAATTGGATGGATGTACAACTGGAACTAGAATAGGAAAATCGATTTACCGTGACAATGGAAGAGTTCTTCTATCCAAGGGGACCTATCTAACAGATAGTTTGATAGAAAAATTAAAGAAATTTAATGTCTATACCATATATATTGAGGATGACATGTCTGAAGGCATCGAAATAGTAGATGCTATTCCTGAGGAATTACGTGTAGAAGCAGCTAGTATTATTACATCAGGATTGGATGATATTGCAGGGCTAAATTCACACAAATCAAAATTAGAAAAAATGGTGAAGTCTAGCAGAGCCGTTCGCAGTATGCAAAAGATTTTTAAAGATATATTAAGCTGTTTAAATGAAAATCGAACGGCACTCAATTTATTAGCAACGACAAAGGTGCATGAAAACCATGTGTATACTCATAGTTTGAACGTAACCATATATGCTTGTCAGCTGGCAATAGAAAACGGATTGCCTCTTAAGAATATTGAAGAGATCGGTTTAGGTGCTATGCTGCATGATATAGGGAAAATATATATCCCAAATGAAATATTAAATAAGCCAGGAAAATTGACAGATGAAGAATATGAGCAAATCAAATCACATTGTGAATTAGGATTCAACCATCTCAAAAAGATTCACGAGATTCCACTCACAGTATCACATTGTGCACTGCAGCATCATGAAAGAATTGATGGAACAGGATATCCAAGAGGGTTAAAGAGTAATGAAATACATAAATACGCAAAGATCATAAGTGTTGCAGATGTATTTGATGATGTTACAAGCCATCGTGAATACCGCAAACCGGTGTTACCGCATAAGGGGATTGAAATCCTATATAGCGGTAATGGAACACAATTTGATAGCAAGCAGATTCATATGTTTAAAAACAGTATTGCCATCTATCCTCCAGGGTTGACAGTTAAATTAAATGATGGAAGAACGGGCATCGTCTCGAAATATAATTTTAATGCCGTTGGCCGACCAGAAATTAGGATAATAAAGGGTGAAGAAAACCAGGAAGTAAGCCCTTATGAAATCGATTTAGCTGCAAATGAGCATTTGACTGTTGAGATTGTAGAGGCGGATGCATTGTTGTAA